Genomic segment of Xanthobacter dioxanivorans:
CGGCACCCGCGTGCTGCTGTTCCACATCGGGCCGGGCCGAAGCATTCCCGAGCACACCCATGACGGGCTCGAATACACCCACATCCTCTGCGGCAGCTTCAGCGACCAGACCGGCCGCTACGGGCCCGGCGACCTTGTGGAAGCGGATGCGCAGATCGCGCACACGCCCCGCGTTGACGAAACCGGAGACTGCGTCTGCATCGCAGCGTTCGAGGGGCGGCTGCGGTTTTCCGGCCTGCTCGGCGTCGCGCTGCGGCCGTTCTTCTGAGACGCGCCGCTCAGAAGGTGCTGCGGGTGACGCCCTTCTTCACGATGGAAAGGGCGCGGGAGAGGTCGCTCGCCAGCGCCGCCTTCTGCTCCGGGCCGAGGAAGCGGCCTACCGGCACTGTCCGCGGGCCGCTGACGAGGGCGACGTCCAGCGTGCCGTGATCCTCGTCGTCCTCCCGCCACAGGCGGGTCCAGAAGGGATTGAGGCGGGTGGTGGACGGCCGTCCCCGCGCCGGCTCGCGCCGCACCTCCACCACGCTCGGCGTCACCAGGATATGCTCGCGCGCCCGCGCCGAGCGGAAGCTGGCGCGGAAGGCGAGGTAGACCAGCAGCACGTCGAGGCCGAAGAAACCAAAGATGGGCCATGCCCCCATGGCCAGGAAGGCCGCGCCGGAGACGAAGCTCACCGCGCCGACGCCCAGCATCACCAGCAGGAAGCCGCGCTGCGACAGGGACCGGTGCGGCGCAAGCGTCACCGCGTAGACCACGGGCTCCTCAAGGAGCGCCGCGTTCCCCTCGGGTGCGGTGTCTCGGTCGTTGGCCTGGGGCATCGGGAAACAGTATACCGTAAAAATGCCGCGCAAGATCGAGCCCCCTGAACCTTCCGCACCGAAATCCCGAACCGCCCGCCGCGTAGCGGCCGCGCCCGGGGCGGCGGCAGAGCCGGCCACCAAAGCCGGCTCGAAAACAGGCCCGAAACGGACCGCCAGGAGCACCGGGAAGGCCGGCGCGCCGGTGGCCGAGGCCGCAACGCCTGCCCCCGCACCGAAGCCCCCGCGCCGAGGCAAGACGCCGCTGCCCCCTGCCCCGCCGCCCCGGCGCAACAAGGCGGTGGCGAATGCGGCGGCGGCGGCCCACGGCAAGACGCTGACGGCCTGGACCGAGGACGAGATCGTCGAGGCCTTCAGCCGCTTCGAGGCGCAGGACCCTGAGCCCAAGGGGGAGCTGGAGCACACCGACGCCTTCACCCTCCTCGTCGCCGTGGTGCTTTCCGCCCAGGCCACCGACGTCGGGGTGAACAAGGCGACGCGCGGCCTGTTCGCCGCCGCCGCGACCCCGGCCGCCATGGTGGCGCTGGGGGAGGAGGAGGTGGCACGACACATCCGCACCCTCGGCCTCTACCGCAACAAGGCGAAGAACGTGGTGGAGCTCTCCCGCCTGCTGCTGGAGCGCCACAAGGGCATCGTCCCGCAGGACCGCGAGGCGCTGGAGGCGCTGCCGGGCGTGGGACGCAAGACGGCGAACGTGGTGCTGAACATCGCCTTCGGCTCGCCCACCATCGCGGTGGACACGCACCTGTTCCGGGTCGCCAACCGCACCGGTCTCGCCCCCGGCGCCACCCCCCTTGCAGTGGAGCTGGGGCTGGAGGCCCGCATCCCCAACCATTTCAAGCTCCACGCCCACCACTGGCTGATCCTGCACGGCCGCTACATCTGCAAGGCGGTGAAGCCCGCCTGCGGCCGCTGCATCATCGCCGACCTGTGCCGGTGGCCGGACAAGCAGTTCTAGAGCACGCCGGCGACCCTCTAGCGGCCGGGCGTTCAGCCTAAGGCGGACCGGAGGCGAGAAGGCTCGCAAGGAGGCCGTCCGGATCGGCGTCATAGGCCCGGCGCACCCGCGCCAGCGCTCCCGCGCCGCCGCCGCGGTGACCCGCGCCCCCCACATGCAGCCAGTTGTCCGTGAGCATGAAATGCTCGCTCTCGCCCGTCTCCACGTCGGCCAGATAGACCCGCCGGCGGCTCGCCATGCGCAGCCGGGGGAGGTCGAGGGTGCGGTAGAGCACGTCCCAGTTCTGCCCTCCGGTATCGAGGGTGAGCGGCGTGTCGGTGCCGAAATCGAGCGGCGTCCCGGCGACCCTGCCAAAGTCGAACACGCTGTAGCCGGGCCACAGATACCAGGCCTCGTTGCCCGTGCCATGCCGCACCAGCCCGTAGCAGGGCTGGCCCGCGACCCGCTGCACAAAATCCTCGGGTCCGAGCGGGATGAGATCGTGGTCGATGAGCGCGATGACGCCGGGTGCCGCCGGGCGCACCAGATTGGCGACGATCCAGTTGAGCGCCACCGCATGGGAGCGTGATCCGTTGCGCTTGCCGCGATAGGGCGACGGCGGAAGCGGACAATACGGAAGATCCC
This window contains:
- a CDS encoding DUF2244 domain-containing protein, whose translation is MVYAVTLAPHRSLSQRGFLLVMLGVGAVSFVSGAAFLAMGAWPIFGFFGLDVLLVYLAFRASFRSARAREHILVTPSVVEVRREPARGRPSTTRLNPFWTRLWREDDEDHGTLDVALVSGPRTVPVGRFLGPEQKAALASDLSRALSIVKKGVTRSTF
- the nth gene encoding endonuclease III: MAEAATPAPAPKPPRRGKTPLPPAPPPRRNKAVANAAAAAHGKTLTAWTEDEIVEAFSRFEAQDPEPKGELEHTDAFTLLVAVVLSAQATDVGVNKATRGLFAAAATPAAMVALGEEEVARHIRTLGLYRNKAKNVVELSRLLLERHKGIVPQDREALEALPGVGRKTANVVLNIAFGSPTIAVDTHLFRVANRTGLAPGATPLAVELGLEARIPNHFKLHAHHWLILHGRYICKAVKPACGRCIIADLCRWPDKQF